The genomic interval TAGGTAGAACGAACGTCAAAGTTGTTGCTGGCTCCGATGTTAATCACATTGGGATGTAAGTTTTCACCCGCAATCGGGAACAGGTTTTCGGCGACTTCGCCGCTAAATGGAAAATCAAAAAAGTCTTCTCCACCGCCGCCGGGGTTTTGCGTATCGGCGACATAGGCTGAACCAAATAGCTCTTCGCCGTCTAAAAGAACATACAACACGTCTGCAAATTCTTCTGTACTCGCGCGGAAATTAAACGTCAGGATGCCTTCGCTGGGCAGATTGACTTCCCAGGTCATCCCACTCGTCTGGTTGTCGCCAATGGCGCCGCTTTGGAACACATAACCGCTTTCGGTCAGGTCTGATTCAACAATGACAAATGGAACATCACCGTCGCCAGTCACATCAAACGGAAATTCTTCGTCAAAGGGCGTGTCGATGTAAGCGTCTTCCAGTTCTTCGCCCGAGTCAACATCATAAACAGACGCCCGTTCGATCCATACCTTATCCTGACCGCCCGAACCAGAACTGTCTTTCTCATAAACGAACCGAATCGTATGTTGGCCTGCAGAAACGACTTCATCCGATTCAAATGTCAAAAATGAAGTCGCGCTGTTGCCGCTGGCGAACAAGACCGGTATTTTTAAGGCGCCGCGCTTTGATTCGTCCGAGGTCGCGAAATCGAGCGCACTCGAAACCGCATCGCTCAACACCGGCCCGCCCCACGAGTTGTTCATCACGTCGCCGTATTTCGCGGCGTAACGAATCGCGTCGGCAAAACTGGCTTCTTCGGCTTCTGCGTCTGGAAATGTGTCATTGCCGCCCAAGTCGATTCGCACAGGCAATACAGATACGCCGTAAGCCGCGCCGACTACGCCGAGGCCATTGTTTCCAATCGCCGCAGCAACGCCCGCAACCGAAGTGCCGTGCGCATCATCCGCTGTTGGAGGGCTCGGATCATTGTCGCCGCTGCCAAAATCCCAGCCATTGATGTCATCCACAAGACCGTTGTTGTCGTCATCCACGCCGGGGGTTCCATTGGCTTCGATCTGGTTCACATAGATATTCAAATCTGGATGGCTGATATCAATCGCGTCATCCACAACCGCGAGCACAACGTCCGCGCGCGGGGTATGAAGGTCCCAGGCGGCTTCTGCGTTTACATCCGCGCCCGGGACGCCGTCGCCCTGGCCTGTATTGCTGAGATGCCACTGGTCGCCGTACAACGGATCGTTTGGCGTAAAGCGCAACTTGCGCTGCTGAATGAAATTAGGGTTCGACCAAATGACGTTTTCGTCATCGTTTAACGCGTCTGAAATAACAAATGGGTCGTCATTCGAAGACAACCGCAAAATGAATTCATCGTCGGTATAAAGCAATGGACGAACAACGCTCAACCCATAACTTTGCGCCAATTGAAATACATTCACGCCCGCTTGCAACTTCACAATCACTTCCGGCTTGGGATAAACCAAATAACCATTCGAAGCATAACGGTACACCGGATAGGCAAAGCGCACGCCGGAGGTCGCTTTCAACATGGTTTGAACGCCGGGCAATCCCAACGAGGCTTTTGCTCTGGAGGATTGAGGGTCTGTATTGACGACTGCGTATTGCTCTCCAAGCATGTTGACGGATTGTACGCCGGATACGGCTTCCAGCGCATATTGCACTGAGCCGTTCGGCCCCAATGAAACCGTCGAAGGCAAACCGACAAAATACGCGCCTTCAACAACTGTTAACTTATGTTGCTTGCCGTTGCTCTGAAACTCCGCCGCTTGCGCATTGACGAAAACGAACGCAACGACTCCTAGCATGAGTAAATAATTCAACCGCATGTAATTCTCCTTTATCTTCTTTG from Candidatus Hinthialibacter antarcticus carries:
- a CDS encoding S8 family serine peptidase, whose amino-acid sequence is MRLNYLLMLGVVAFVFVNAQAAEFQSNGKQHKLTVVEGAYFVGLPSTVSLGPNGSVQYALEAVSGVQSVNMLGEQYAVVNTDPQSSRAKASLGLPGVQTMLKATSGVRFAYPVYRYASNGYLVYPKPEVIVKLQAGVNVFQLAQSYGLSVVRPLLYTDDEFILRLSSNDDPFVISDALNDDENVIWSNPNFIQQRKLRFTPNDPLYGDQWHLSNTGQGDGVPGADVNAEAAWDLHTPRADVVLAVVDDAIDISHPDLNIYVNQIEANGTPGVDDDNNGLVDDINGWDFGSGDNDPSPPTADDAHGTSVAGVAAAIGNNGLGVVGAAYGVSVLPVRIDLGGNDTFPDAEAEEASFADAIRYAAKYGDVMNNSWGGPVLSDAVSSALDFATSDESKRGALKIPVLFASGNSATSFLTFESDEVVSAGQHTIRFVYEKDSSGSGGQDKVWIERASVYDVDSGEELEDAYIDTPFDEEFPFDVTGDGDVPFVIVESDLTESGYVFQSGAIGDNQTSGMTWEVNLPSEGILTFNFRASTEEFADVLYVLLDGEELFGSAYVADTQNPGGGGEDFFDFPFSGEVAENLFPIAGENLHPNVINIGASNNFDVRSTYSQWGPQIHFVAPSDGGSLGIITTDVTGSGMGYDPDSDYTLAEGAAFGGTSSACPLAAGVIAMVISANPDLSSDEIVSVLRQTSVKIGNLPYDANGFNQQYGYGRLDMAAAVQLALDMKPVSVDAWALY